TCACCACGCCATCAAAAGCACGGCGCTTAATTTCAGCCAACGCCGCTTCACCTTGGCTAAATGCCTCAACGTGAAAACCCGCCAGTTGTAACCATTGTGCGGTCGCTTGACGCACAATGTCGTCGTCTTCAACCAGAGCAATGTAAGGGGGGGAAATTGAGTCCATGTCGCTGCTACCGCTTATGCTGTGTGATGTTTCGCTACGTTAGGCAAAAAGTGCCCGAGGGAAAAGGAGCTGGATCTCACTTCTTGACAACAAAGCTTTAACAAACGGATGAGGCAGCGCACTCTTGCACGGTTGAGATGCTCAGGGAAGTGAGTCGATGAGAGCAAAAGTGCTGCTTATTTTCGTGATTTTGATGTGGTTTTTGCTCAGCCAATGGGCCGGAAAGGAGTTGGTCCGACAGTGGCAAACCGCGCAAAGCATCGAACAATCTCAGCAGCATTTTCTCGACTATATTGGCGATGTTCGCCGCACGTTACACCGTTTTTATCATCTGCCGTATCTGATCACCAACAACCGCAACAGCCAAACGTTTTTAGCTGGCGATAGCACGCTTTACTCTGCACTGCGCAATGAGCTGACCTTGCTCGACAAAGCCGCCAATACCAAAGGCTGGTATTTGCTCTCGGCCAGCGGCGACATGCTCATTTCCAGCTTGGAAGATGAGCGCCTGAGCGAGGCTGACATTGATGCGATTGTCGAGCAGATCCACGCCCAGCGTGAAGGCGTTTCGCTGGTGAGTAAAACTCGTGGCTCCTCGCCGTTTTTCTATCTCGCCGCGCCCATCAACATCGATTTCGATATTGTCGGCATCGCCGTGGTGCAGATCAATTTGCGCCTGCTCACCGAACAAGCGTTAACCAGCAACGACGCGATCTTGTTTCAGAACCAGCGCGGCGACTATTTTCTCTCCAGCCATCCAGACATGACCGCCGACTGGCTCAACGAACACCAACCGCAAATTGTTCACCAACATTCAGAGCTCAAAGACGGCACTTCGCTGCTGTTTTGGCACAACCAAGACAACACCTATCTTGCACAAACCATCGTCTTGGACGATCTCCACTGGCAACTGACCTATCTGAGCAGTTACAAGCCTGTTCGCCAAGCGGTCGTTTCCGCCAGTTGGGGGATAACCATTGGCAACCTGGTGCTGCTGATGTTTGCTGTCATCGCCTACCAGCGTCAGCAAAAAAACTTGAGCCAGCAACGCATTCAAAAACTGATGGACGAATCTCGCCAGCGCATGAGCCAGATGATCAACAAAACCCATGTTGGGTTATTTCGGCTCAACGCCCAAGGCCAGATTGAGGACATCAATCCCATGGCCAAGCGCTACTTCAGCCTCTCCGACAGCATGGCCACCAAGATGCCAGCGTGGCAGTTGTTTGATATCGGCAATCCCGCTTCCACGATTTTGCCGTTGTTAAAAAATCTGCCCAAACACCGAGATTTAGCCGAACTCACGGCCATCGAAACCATGGGGCGGCGCAGTGATGGCAGCCAGTTTCCTTTGCTGTTTTCCCTCACCGCTTTTCCTTGGCACGGCGAGCATCACTATTTGGTGACTGTGCTCGACATCAGCAAACGCAAAAAAGCCGAACAGGCGCTGCAAAAAGCCAATGAAGAGCTGACCAGTCGAGTCGAAGCGCGCACCGCCGAGCTAAAAGCGGCGCAACAAGAGCTGATTGAGAGCAGCAAGCTCGCCGCACTGGGTAAGATGTCCAGCGCGATTACCCATGAGCTTAACCAGCCGTTAACGGGCTTAAAAACGCTGCTCACCAGTAACGAAGTGCTGATGGAACGAGGCGAGTTAGCGATGCTGAAATCCAATAATCAGTTGATTCATCGCCTGATTGATCGCATGGGTAAAATGACCAGCCAGCTTAAATCTTTTGCCTATCAAAAGCCGGAACAACTTTGTCCGGTGTCATTGCCGGAGGCTCTGCAAGAAACGCTGCGGATTTACCAAGCGGAACTGGCTCCCATCGACGTGCGAGTGCGTCTGCCCCATCCGCTGGCCAATGTGTTGGGCGAAGAGCAGCGTTTGCGACAGGTGCTGGGGAATTTGATCTCCAACGCCATCGATGCGATGAAAGCCACCGCGCAACCTCAACTGATGATTTCCGCTTCAATAGCGCAAAACGAACTGAGCCTTGCTATCAGCGATAATGGTTGTGGTGTGAGTGAGGAGCAACTAAGCCAACTATTTGAACCTTTCGCGACCAGCAAAAAAATCGGTGAAGGGCTTGGCTTGGGCCTGTCTATCACCGCCAATAACATGCGCGACATGCAAGGGCGCATCTCGGT
This Vibrio navarrensis DNA region includes the following protein-coding sequences:
- a CDS encoding PAS domain-containing sensor histidine kinase — protein: MRAKVLLIFVILMWFLLSQWAGKELVRQWQTAQSIEQSQQHFLDYIGDVRRTLHRFYHLPYLITNNRNSQTFLAGDSTLYSALRNELTLLDKAANTKGWYLLSASGDMLISSLEDERLSEADIDAIVEQIHAQREGVSLVSKTRGSSPFFYLAAPINIDFDIVGIAVVQINLRLLTEQALTSNDAILFQNQRGDYFLSSHPDMTADWLNEHQPQIVHQHSELKDGTSLLFWHNQDNTYLAQTIVLDDLHWQLTYLSSYKPVRQAVVSASWGITIGNLVLLMFAVIAYQRQQKNLSQQRIQKLMDESRQRMSQMINKTHVGLFRLNAQGQIEDINPMAKRYFSLSDSMATKMPAWQLFDIGNPASTILPLLKNLPKHRDLAELTAIETMGRRSDGSQFPLLFSLTAFPWHGEHHYLVTVLDISKRKKAEQALQKANEELTSRVEARTAELKAAQQELIESSKLAALGKMSSAITHELNQPLTGLKTLLTSNEVLMERGELAMLKSNNQLIHRLIDRMGKMTSQLKSFAYQKPEQLCPVSLPEALQETLRIYQAELAPIDVRVRLPHPLANVLGEEQRLRQVLGNLISNAIDAMKATAQPQLMISASIAQNELSLAISDNGCGVSEEQLSQLFEPFATSKKIGEGLGLGLSITANNMRDMQGRISVNKNASAGLTFTLTFLLEASPD